From Stegostoma tigrinum isolate sSteTig4 chromosome 1, sSteTig4.hap1, whole genome shotgun sequence:
ACAAACATTTAACTGACATCTACAAAGTGTATTAATCAGGACCTCAACACTATTATATCATGGTCCATCACTATAGTGCACTGGCACAACACCATTTTGTCAAGTTTTTATAAAACTAGTTGATCTCAATGCATAAGTATATAGGTTGGCGACGTAACAGCAATGACAAAACAATGACATATGAAAAGCAGTTAGAGTGATTTATAAAgtatattcatagaatcatagaaaccttacagtatggaaacatgccattcaacccatccagtctacactgaccctctgaagaccatcccacccagacccacctccctactttaTCTCTTGAACCCCACAtatgccatggctaatccacctagcctgcgcatccccagatgctatgggcaatttagcttagccagtctacttaacctgcatatctcttgactgtgggaggaaactggagcaaccagaCAAAATCCACAGACAGGGAGTATCTGCAAACTTGACAGTCACCTGAAAGCAGAATCGAATCCAGGCCCCcggtgttgtgaggcaacagtgctaactactgagccactgtgccgccatcAATGGATTATCAACTAAATTCTAACAGCTAGTTTGGGTTAGAAGCCTAACTAGAGTAATAATTGTACATAGGAAAATTTCTCTCAAATAAAGAGCATCATTAAAAATTTgaagggtccccacccgaaaCATCTTTGATCAGCCGAACTCTTTTGCCTTACGTAACACGGTATGggcctggaggaagacagcaggccaggcagcatcagaggagtaggaaagttgacatttcaggtcaggaccattctaaagtttttctgaagaagggtcccaacccaaaaagtcaacttccttactcttctgatgctgcctggcctgttgtattcctACAGCTCCACAGCGTTATCTATCAAAATTTTAAAGTTTAATTTCCACTAGCGGTCAATTCCAAAATTATATAATTTTTTAACAAGTTAAAAGACATTATACTCACACTGTTGCATGATTAAAATAGTGCATTAATGTACTTTGTGTTATTGCAGATAGAAGCATTGGATTACTTGAACACTGTGCATAAAAGCCAATTGACATGGAGGATTCAATAGTAGTAACAAAGTTTTAAGTCCATTATTGATATAAAACCAAAAAAATCAGTGGGTCTGTTACAGGCATGAAAATCTCTCTCAACAACTGACCCACCATTGTCCTTAAGTAATCCAGTGCATCCAAGGGCAGCTAAATAGGAAAATCTTCCCATTAACAGCAGCCATTTGTTATACATCACTATCCCGTACTGAAGAAAGGGCTCCAGCTGGGACAGCACTGTTGCTTTATATCAGCTTCATTTTGTTACACTTACCTGAACCTCGTGTTTTTGCACAGCCCTGAGCATTTTTATCAGCTGTGAGCTAATCTCCATTCATGTCCAAACTCGGCTTTTAGTTACCCACCTAAACTTTAGTTTGTGGCCTTGCATCCATCAAacgattttgttttctttttccccaTCTAGTCTAAAGGCCTTGTGAAATGCACTTTGTGATTTTTATATGTTGAAAAGTATTCAAACAAAAGTTGCATTGTCCTGTACCAGGGTTTTTAAAAGTTGCAATGCTTGCTGAAAGGTTGGCAGTAAGTCATTTTCAAAGATTAACTAGTCAAAATATATTACGAATACAGAATCAGTAGATTGGATAATATCAGAGCCAGGAAGGCAGTGAAAGTTTTTTGACCTTGTTAAAATAATAAGTACATTACTGAACACAAGCTTTAAACAGCACAGTAGACTTAAAGACTTTTTAGATACACATTTGAAAAATCACATCAGATACTACTGattatgctgaaatatttcaaataacatTAAAGAGCAGAGATCCACAAAAAGGATACAAAAATGATCTTTGGTTAATTCAACAGAATTCCACCATTGAGCAGTCTGCTAGACTGGGGTCAAAATAGAGGATCAAACATCTAACTTTCAGATGAATTCATATTCAAAAGGTAGTCACTTTAAACAGTGATATGTATTTAAATTCCTGCACTGTAATATCAGGAGACATTTCATTCACACTTCAGTTGGACATATTCTTGCATCCTCTCTCATGGTCACCCAGCCCAAGAGCAAGTTTAAGATCTACTTCATTTGCCGATTGTATGAAGTGACGCACAGCACTTCAAATGAGCAGAATTAAATGCAACACCATTCAAAACAAATGGTGCTGAGATAACAGGATTTCAACATAGCTTCTCAACTTTCATTCAGTATGAATCTGTATGCAAAGTATGGTGTGTGAAATTGGGATACCTAAGTGATGGTAAAGCAGAAAAATATACTTTAAACATGTTTTGATAGGTTAGTGGAAAGAAACAAGTTATCAGATGAAGACCATATTACAATAATAGGAGAGGGAGTAAATAATAAGTCAAATATAATTCCCTGTTGTAAAGTAActtgcccacagttcttttgaacATTAGGATTTATGTGGCTTAAGAATACTGAAGTAATTTACAATCTCCTTAAAGTAACACATAGCGCACAAGATTATTCCCACGGACTTCCCGCAAACGGTGGCAATGTCGCAGAATATTTAAGATTACGTGAAATTTCTTGTCAACCTTAAGGCGGGTGAAATCCTTAATGTCAGCTTCCACGAAGAAATATTGACCTGCAGAAGATAAACAGGAAGAAATGATACATTTTCAAATAATCCCTCCGGTTTCAGGGAGAGTGCAGAAAACTATAACGAACCCAGATAAACAGAAATCAAAAGGAGCTGCATCAAAAGCAAGCATTTGAAAACATAGTCTAAAAAAATGACCTTTCTCCAGAACAACATAGAAATTATATTGCCTTCCTTGTGTTTGCACAGCGAGTTTAAAAGATTAGCCCAGAAAATCCTctttgaatgcctcccactgcACTGACACAATTGTATCTGCAAGAAGCCGCTCCCAGTTCACTTGGACCAAACTATCTTCTTAGTATAATTAATCTTTCTTTAGTTTAAAAACTTTTATTCTTGGCCTGTCTTCATGTTATTCCAAACTAGCCTCCACCTCGTGTAGCAGATAGAGTTGCTGGTTCCCACAATATTCAAGTTACAGCACTATAAGAAATGGTAGAAAAATATTCtgggtgctgaaaatctgaaatagaaaaaaGTTTTAGAGAAATAAtccagctggtctggcagcatctgtggaaagaagaaCAGTTTTCATTCTGATATGACTTGCCTTCAGAATGCTCAGTTTACCTAAATGCTGCCACACTTGCTGTGCTGCTTTTTCAGTACTTTATGACTTTATACGTAAAAAGGTGGAGGTTGTTTATTTCATCTTCAGCTCAGTGTTCTGTTTTCATTAACTAAAAGAAACTTGTGCAATGCCTTTATTTTAAATACAATGATCAGAACAGAAAAAAACAGTTCTGAAcagaagtcatatcagactcaagattttgtttctctttctacagatgttgccacacTTGCTGTGTTgtttcactaatgtactttagggaaggaaatctgccaccttacTTGATCTAGCCTATATGTGGCTCCAGATCCttagcaatctggttgactctcaactgccctctaaaatggcctaccAAGCCACTCGGTTTAAGGGCAGTTGGATATGGGCAATAAAATCTTGTCTTGTCAGTGAAGTTCATATctttcaaatgaataaaaataaataaacaagccCAAGCGTGATGAACAGTCCATGGGTACACTGTACTTTCTCTCTACTTGCCAAATAAAATTACTTCAATACCCCCAACTACTGTTCATCATGAGAAATCATCATACTCGAGTAGGGACACAGACACAGTGTtagttgacatttcagttcgCACACTCATGTTAAGATGGAACTGGTTTATATTTGGATTTGCTGAAGTGAATATCTCCAGAAATTATGCTAAACTGAGACTGATGCTCATTTACATTATCTCTTAATTGAACAGATAATTCTCTTCCTCATTTATAAAACATGATGTAAAGTGAAAGGTTTAAGGAAGGGCATGTTATTCTTATTGGTACCTTTCGTTTCCTTGGTTTCTTGTTCTTTAAAAGCATGGTATTGGTTACGAGTAGTGTTCGACATGGATTTCATTGGCTGGTTTAGGATTTTGTACTTGGCTTTCACTGTGGCATTGATCTCCTTAACCACAGCATTGATCTGATCATAGGTCATTCGGCCTTTCATGTACCTAGAATGACAATAAAAGGTTGCTGTCAAATAAGAACTGAAGTGATAAAATACATGCATGTTCCAAAATGATTAAATGATGAATGAAATAGGAATTTCCAAGGTTACGAGATGTGTAAGATAACAAGACATTCTTTAGGAATTgcaagaacaaaagcagaaacatacaaaatcacGCTACTCTGCACAATGTTCCAATGAGAACCAAAtttttctcctgcatttttccaagatccaaaggaggaaaaaaaaaatcagtagatTGATCTTAGCGTCTAATCAATGCTGCTCAGAATGTGCCAAGAATGATAAGCTTTCATTAAAAGATCTCAAAACATTAAAATATAGCCTTCCAATGCTATTATAAAGTAAAATAATAAATTTTAACtcttgatcagagttcaggaccaacaTGTTCCTGCCAGGATGAAAGGCAAGGatagcaagattcaggaacccaggatgacaagagatattgcaAATTTAATCAAAGGAAAAAGGAGGCTaatgtaaagtttaggaaactgaaatcagtgaAGTCGTTCGAGGAGTATAAAGAAAGCAGAACAAAACAATGAATTAGGAGGGTGAAAATGGGGagtgaaatgtccttggcaagtaggataAATGAGATTCCCAAGGCCAGAGGAACTGCACGAGATCCTTAATGAGGACTTCACAGTGGCATCACCAAGGAGACAGACATGGATGAACGTAAAATTCGGCAAGGCTATGTTGATATTGAAGAGGTGGTGATGTTGGGTGTCTTTAAAAACATTAAAGTACGTACCCAGGGCTTGACGGGATCTATCCCTGGAGACTGAAGGCAAGGGAGGAGAATGCTGGGATGTTGGAAGAGACCTATatagaattgtagaattttacagtaGAGAAAGAGGCTTTTTGACTCAATGTCTCTGTACTAGCTCCTGGAAGATCTACCCAGTTGGTCCCACTCTCCAGCCTTATCTCCACAGTCCTCTAACTTCATCACtgtcaaatatatatccagctctcttttgaaacctacTGTGGAATCCAGCTCCATGACTCCTCAAGCACTGCTTCCAAATTCTAACAACTCTGAGCAAAGAAgtttctcatctcactcctagctctctcaCTGATAACACTGAAATTGTGACTCCCCAGGTACTGACATACCGAAACAGAACATCCTTTACCccgtcaaaattgttcataattttaacCATATCAATAAGGTTactgtgataacgggaactgcagatgctggagaatccaagataatgaaatgtgaggctggatgaacacagcaggcccagcagcatctcagtgctcctgagatgctgctgggcctgctgtgttcatccagcctcacatttcaataaggttacttcttattcttcttggagcaaaggtAAATGCAATCCCCCTAGTTGTTACCAATAGGTTAGGTCACAGACGACTGGAGAATAGCTGAATGTTGTCCTTTGTTTAGGGACAATAGGGAtattccaggaaattataggGCAGCGAGCCTTAAGAATCTTCTTATTACAGAAGAagattgagggataggatctacttGCATTTGGCAAACATGAACTTATTAGGAATTATCAGCACAGCTTTTAGCGGCGGCGGGGTGTCTAGTtgcacaaatttgattgagtttttttgaggaagcaacAAAAACGACTGATGAGGGTgatgcagtggatgttgtctacatggactttacatCGAAGAGGCATTTGCACTGACACCTGAACgggcagggaagagaggggtaCAGGTCATGTGCACGTAAATGGGATTAGCTTAGAATGACATAATAGAAGAATGGGTTCTAGGGGAAGCATTCTGCACGGGgcaaggtccttcatggtaggCCAGCCCAgcccagaagattaagtcacttgagatttggatgaaaatgtagtggcctgattagtaaattttcagacaatTCAAAAAATGATAGAGGTGGATAACAAGGAAGGTTTTCaagggatacagcaggatattgatcagttggaaagttgggtggagaaatggcagatagtgattaatctggacaagtgtgaggtgatgcattttgagaagtCAAATGTAAAAAgcaaatatacagtaaatgacaggaGCGAAGGGATACGAAGGGATCTTTGGGTAAAagtccatagcttcctgaaagaagcagcacaagtggataagatgggTAAAGAAGCAGTACATCATGCTTATCTTCATGATGTAAGTGGCATTGAGcgttgacaagtcatgttgcagctgcataaaactagttaggtcacatttggaatagcATACAATTTGGTTGCCAGAGCATAGGAAGAATCTGGAGGCTTTGGAGTGGGTATAAGAGAGGTTTACCAGAGTGTTGCCTGGACTGCATTGTATTAGTTATAAAGGAGAGGATGGTCAAACTTGTACTGTTTTCGCTACAACGTCAAAGGCTGAAGGACAACCCGATAGATGTATACATGATTATGAGGTGGATAGTTGGTTGGGTCTCTTTTCCGACATGGATATGAgatgtagatttaaggtgatgAGGGTGGGGAAAGAATGTTTAAAAGGAAATGTGCACAGCAAgttaaaaagttttattttatgcagagggtggtgcctggaatgtactgccggGGAAGGTGGCTAAAGCAGAgacgatagcaacatttaagaggcatttcgattgacacatgaacaggcaatGAAGAGATTGATATGTATCATGTGCAGGCAGGTCGGATTATTTCAGAGTGGCATCATAGAAGGATGGGGCCCTGGGGAAGCCTTTCTGCATATTGATTCTATATTAGTGCTTGTAGAACAATCCTCCAAGTTCCATTTCTCCCACTCTTATACACAATGTCAACAATCACTAAATaaagctaagataataaagtgtgaagctggatgaacacagcaggccaagcagcatctcaggagcacaaaacctgacgtttcaggcccagacccttcatcagagagggggatggggtgagggttctggaataaataaatagggagagagggggaggcggaccgaagatggagagaaaagaagataggtggagaggagagtacaggtggggaggtggggaggggataggtcagtccagggaagacggacaggtcaaggaggtgggatgaggttagtaggtaggaaatggaggtgcggcttggggtgggaggaagggatgagtgagaggaagaacaggtcagggaggcagacacaggctgggctggttttgggatgcagtggggaaaatcccaaaaccagcccaattcatcccctccccccactgcatcacacaaccagcccagctcttcccctccactcactgcatcccaaaaccagtccaacctgtctctgcctccctaaccagttcttcctcccaccccaagccgcacctccatctcctacctactaacctcttcccacctccttgacctgtccgtcttccctggactgacctatcccccccaccacctccccacctatactctcctctccacctatcttcttttctctccatcttcggtccacctccccctctctccctatttcttccagaaccctcaccccatccccctctctgaagaagggtctaggcccgaaacgtcagcttttgtgctcctgagatgctgctgggcctggtgtgttcatccagcctcacattttattatcttggattctccagcatctgcagttcccattatcactgatacactaAATAAAGCCAAGTTAAATGTTGAGTCCAACTTGATTTCTCTTTGCTAAAGCTTGTGCCGTAGGTTAGCCAAGCCAGAGAAATTGATTGGCAGATAGACTCTGATTGCTAGAGGCATTGCCATGAGAATACACCCATTATTGATGATTGGCAGTGAACAAGAAGGCTGGATGACTCTGAGTATCCAAGACATTGCCTTGAAATATGAATGAATAGCTGTCACCTATTTCATGTAGTTAGTATATCAACTACAGGGGAGTCCCTGAATGCAATTTCATACAGTTTGCACTCCAACACGTGAACATTCCCCCATACTTAGGAATAGCTATTTAATATTCACATGCATTGTGCTCTGAACTGCATGCAAATCGACGCAGTACATTTGGACTTGCCACACTAGTTATCACGGAAACTAAAAGCTCAGGGTTAGGGGATAATATTATTGGCACAGATAGATTGgctagctaacaggaagcagaaagtagacctctatcagggcgcccctcagcctccaactttTCAGTTAAAACAGAGTTTAaccaacctcttctcataactaaaactctccataccaagcaacatcctggtaagccttctctgcaccatctccaaagcattcaattccttcaGGTATTGTGGtggccaaaactgcatgcaatatttgaaatgcagcctaaagttttgtacagttgtcacataacttgccaacttttatatttgatgcccctccaatgaaggcaagtgtactgtatgccttcttgaccaccttatccacctgggttgTTACTTTCAGGGACTTGCATTTGTTATCAGAACGCAGTTCAATCAGTATCCCTGCTTATCATGGTGTAACAGTCGTTTCTTATATGCTAGTACAAAAGACCATCTGGCAAAACATCATTCATTTTGTCggaaaaaggtttaaaaaggacctgaggggtaactctTTCATGCAAGGGGTGGtacatgtacagaatgagctgccagaagaagtggtggaggcaggcacaattaccacatttaaaagacatctggatgggtatatgggtAGAAACGGTTAAAAGGGATATGAGCTacatgctgacaaatggaactcgGTCAGATCGGGATATCTGGCTggtacagacaagttggactgaacagtcatccagcatggaaacagactatgTCCATCTGTGATGGTATATAGTGATAAGCTTCATTCTTAAACTGACACATTGTCAAACACAGAAATAATCCAGGACTAAATGTGATGCAGCAGCCTCTAGTGATTCatgaaattattttgatttttgatGTTGCAATGCACTTGTCACAGGAACCTGTTATGTAAGTTGAGGAGACAATTCAGAGGATAGGAAGCTTGTTATAAATTTTATTTCAAGCAAATTTGAGTTCAAAAATAATGAAGTCTTACAACACTTGCACATAGTTTGGTGCCTGATGAAGTTATATTAAGCTTATGTAGGAGCCTGCTTGGACCATACCCAAGAGCAATGTGTTTAGGTCCAGTTGTCTCCAACTATAAACAGACAGAAATAGGAGGGAaagtcaagaaaaaaaaacaaaggctgGAAAGTACATAGCTATCAGAAAAGAGCGAAAAATTTGGGACAATTTCTTTAGATGAATTAAAACTTGGAAAAAGCCtcagatctttaaaattctcAGAGTTGAACAGGGTCGATgtggtgagaattttttttccactgatgGTTAGGTTTCACACATTTAATATGGTTGCAAATAATCCAGTAGGTTAACAAAGATGACACTTCTTTACTCAGTGATTAGAATTGGGAACTCAGTAACATGGAAAATGGAAATCTACACAGCTTTGGTTAGTGATATTCGTTGGAAAAACAGTAAGTGACCAGTTAAGATATTGGAAAACTTTAAACAGATCACGCATAgaatttaaaacatatttatagataattacaatttattttctcaaagaaAGACAAACATCAGTAACAAGTATATTCCTGCTTGCCAATTTTCACTTATTTCTGTCTTCTGAGATCTAGATGTGAGGAGGCTCAGGAGAGCAATAGTGAGAGGGCGAAGCATCTGACAGAGGTGAGATGTGCTGCAAGTGGCAAGGTTTGGAAGGAAAGGGATAATTGGGAGTTGAGGGGGTTTAACAGTAAAGAAAGGCTCTGGGCTTAAGTATTTTTAATATTATCAGTGTTAGAAATGCAGGTCTCTTTTCAGATCAAACAGAAGAACTTCAAAGATgcggttaaaatagtatcagagataatgggaactgcagatgctggagaattccaagatcataaaatgtgaggctggatgaacacagcaggccaagcagcatctcaggagcacaaaagctgacgtttcgggcctagacccttcatcagagagggggatgggaggagggaactggaataaatagggagagagggggaggcggaccgaagatggagagtaaagaagataggtggagagagtgtaggtggggaggtagggaggggataggtcagtccagggaagacggacaggtcaaggaggtgggatgaggttagtaggtagctgggggtgcggcttggggtggagggaagggatgggtgagaggaagaaccggttagggaggcagagacaggttggactggttttgggatgcagtgggtgggggggaagagctgggctgattgtgtggtgcagtggggggaggggacgaactgggctggtttagggatgcagtgggggaaggggagattttgaaactggtgaagtccacattgataccatatggctgcagggttcccaggcggaatatgagttgctgttcctgtaaccttcgggtggcatcattgtggcagtgcaggaggcccatgatggacatgtcatctagagaatgggaggggggagtggaaatggtttgcgactgggaggtgcagttgtttgttgcgaactgagcggaggtgttctgcaaagtggtccccaagcctccgcttggtttccccaatgtagagggagccgcaccgggtacagtggatgcagtataccacaccctcctaccccaccacacccggcaccttcccctgcaaccgcaggaaatgctacacttgcccccacacctcctccctcacccccatcccaggccccaagatgacattccacattaagcagaggttcacctgcacatctgccaatgtggtatactgcatccactgtacccggtgcagcttcctctacattggggaaaccaagcggaggcttggggaccgctttgcagaacacctccgctcagttcgcaacaaacaactgcacctcccagtcgcaaaccatttccactccccctcccattctctagatgacatgtccatcatgggcctcctgcactgccacaatgatgccacccgaaggttgcaggaacagcaactcatattccgcctgggaaccctgcagccatatggtatcaacgtggacttcaccagtttcaaaatctccccttcccccactgcatccctaaaccagcccagttcgtcccctccccccactgcaccacacaaccagcccagctcttcccccccacccactgcatcccaaaaccagtccaacctgtctctgcctccctaaccggttcttcctctcacccatcccttcctcccaccccaagccgcacccccagctacctactaacctcatcccacctccttgacctgtccgtcttccctggactgacctatcccctccctaccttcccacctacactctctccacctatcttctttactctccatcttcagtccgcctccccctctctccctatttattccagttccctctccccatccccctctctgatgaagggtctaggcccgaaacgtcagcttttgtgcttctgagatgctgcttggcctgctgtgttcatccagcctcacattttattatcaaagatgCGGTCTTTGGATTTAACAGCTGGGCTCTTGTtgtacaatggtagtgtccctcccTCCAGAAAAGAAGGCCTAGGTACAAAGGTCCCAACTCCTCCAGGGAGGAGTCACAGtctgtctgaacaggttgtttacaAATAGCCAAAACAGTAATTCAAACCAGGCCTTTTCAAACAAAAGCAAGAAAAGCTGGGTCAGTGTGGCTCAGTGGGATAGTATTCTTGCCCTTATCATGAATCTTAAGTGCTTACTTCAGCAGCACATACATTAAAATTGGAACAGTGAAGACAATACACAGACATTTTCAAATTCATGAAGCATAATGAATACTTTCCCAGCAGACAGTTGGCCTTTGGACAGGGAAAAAAATCCAGAATGGTGGAAATTGTTGTTTGCTTAATCTATAAATTTACAATAAAACCCTTGACAACCTTTGAAAGTCTTTTGCTGTCTAACTCAATGTATAGAAACCAGTTTACTAAACACGAGAGATAAAGGAAAGACAAAGTTATGCTAAAAATGGTCAAAGTAAAATGGATGGAATGGAAGCACCCTCATCAAGTATAAACACCAAGGTAAAGCAGACCAGTCGGGTCTAAAGGCTTTTCTGTACTACACATTTTAACTAACTTTCAGTTTAAAGTAAAGTAATCTTAAACAAATCTTCTACAaatttatttcaaacaaaaacaaattgctggagcagcAAGAATTGTTCTGGAGGTGGGGGgttactggatttgaaatgttaactctgctttctcgccatggatgtttccagacctgctgactttctccagcaatttctgcttttgtttcagatttccaatatctagttttgttttctttcaatttatttcaGGATGAAACTGTTATGAAACTTACCCAGGTACCTGATTGAATTCATCCATTAACAGATATTCCATTTCACGAATAAAATGTTTGTTCTTGACAGAATTCTTTTCCGGTTCAGAACTAGCAGTAACCTTTTGGACTTTTACATCTTTTGCATCTACTGTGCTGAAAAATATACAA
This genomic window contains:
- the ska1 gene encoding spindle and kinetochore-associated protein 1, with amino-acid sequence MTSVDLQDVSTQLNNKITSIKRSMQLKNMCNDPSLTSVLQKIGLELSSIRDVLDIFQMQIQQQKTELRSLQEMKNAVQRNAEIAHHLLENIPAHLPKKAVEASTVDAKDVKVQKVTASSEPEKNSVKNKHFIREMEYLLMDEFNQVPGYMKGRMTYDQINAVVKEINATVKAKYKILNQPMKSMSNTTRNQYHAFKEQETKETKGQYFFVEADIKDFTRLKVDKKFHVILNILRHCHRLREVRGNNLVRYVLL